The proteins below come from a single Pichia kudriavzevii chromosome 2, complete sequence genomic window:
- a CDS encoding uncharacterized protein (PKUD0B02180; similar to Saccharomyces cerevisiae YOL051W (GAL11); ancestral locus Anc_7.81), giving the protein MDGANQGFQPNQQQQQQQQQQQQQQQQQFRMQISQNDRIQFIKVLITSLQKIQGPSFNIQKIKPVADEFEKYAFANSSSKGQYVEFLKNKITSLTQAKRNQSQQVSQQMMQAQQAQQAQGQPQRMPQIQQPLQQPMQNPQQKFTMLQQQQQQQQQQQQQQQQQQAQAPSQQLDSKSISFQNIPIPRELLMKLPKVFPTHLNTWHQIMPYLRNNQLSQNDLEIIRKVHMAHLNYFKQNFANQSQTPQQLQLQQKHQQQQQQQQQPQQLQPQPQSQPQSKSNVALNPQQILMMKQQSHQQQQQQQAAMAQAEAARNAQAAAQAHAQMKAQAQAQAAAQAQIQAQMQAQLQAQNIQNQNKMNPNMQASQQQMSKMKQAQINAYKAQAVQVIRKLQSAGKLPVTLTPEQEANYVKKYLLHILQNSNKEQQKQAHQNLQQQQQQQQQQTQQQTHQNNQSNQQLQHPQISPNMGFNQTMDNMSPMNRRNVSMGMNSGNVDMTKMSSPVVPMSNLNTSVLNNNQQMNNFSSPTIPNPQMIMNNQIANQQQPQLSQSVDSQFSLQQTAQQSSTKRTGGIVNQQLPTNQNNFGNTINNQIGKPTSASSIGAKLLPGLKATPEDWESLKKIYMETIQSPIVLKDVTNQLLDDEKARIIGLAKQSKQLMILCQTMIIPNFYFITKQRVPTEKIIYNELMLRQFLEKLTSSRVFVANEELLIKIHDHIKKYLQFVRDQSNKIIKAQVLEQQSRVNKLQQQQQLQQQYADNMNGPPKGTFNQMPANLTPTMMQVNMQQQMIKGNQESVVTGQPIGFTPQQIPSSTVPTPTAGPNPSLKAASPPKQAKKPRKKATPKSTVSGNGKTSASNTPNSTTPGSKPATENTSATNLQMKSSLSNKSQDSSASMTNEIQNILKTNNELIEKEELRLKNIDIARARRRALVPVPTTNAKSTPASASSPAKSAATATHSSITGAAAYFLATLNDTLGLESEEKAIVTNATSKSTLPKSKSSSLRDHPKVLTPSAVLATPVGLNVKTPVNKSTITDEENKVTQWKGKISANLISNAFRPVIHINTSISPKMLQSGKFFTKSTPSMSGGKNLSFLEVVKEKTANKRALELIIPTTEGSNWTGNSSNIWSFGNNENNRKDVSKIYPTPPEDANEAKRRKLNNSSSVDCDIFWDFDRV; this is encoded by the coding sequence ATGGACGGCGCCAACCAGGGGTTCCAACCAAatcagcagcagcagcaacaacagcaacaacagcaacagcaacagcaacagcagtTTAGAATGCAGATCTCTCAGAATGATCGGatccaattcatcaagGTGTTGATTACGTCTCTTCAGAAGATTCAAGGCCCCAGTTTCAATATCCAGAAGATTAAACCGGTAGCTGAcgagtttgaaaaatatgcTTTTGCCAATTCCTCTAGTAAAGGCCAGtatgttgaatttcttaaGAATAAAATCACCAGTTTAACACAAGCAAAGCGAAACCAATCCCAACAGGTCTCACAGCAAATGATGCAAGCTCAGCAAGCTCAGCAGGCCCAAGGCCAGCCACAGAGAATGCCGCAAATACAACAGCCTTTACAACAGCCTATGCAAAACCCTCAGCAAAAATTTACTATgctgcaacaacaacaacaacaacaacaacaacaacaacaacaacagcagcagcagcaagCACAAGCACCTTCGCAGCAGTTAGACTCAAAGAGTATAAGCTTTCAGAATATTCCCATTCCAAGAGAGTTGTTAATGAAACTGCCTAAAGTCTTTCCAACACATTTGAATACTTGGCATCAAATTATGCCTTATCTAAGGAATAATCAACTAAGTCAAAATGATTTAGAAATTATTCGGAAGGTCCACATGGCCCATTTGAACTATTTCAAGCAAAATTTTGCTAACCAATCGCAAACCCCACAACAACTCCAACTACAACAGAAGCAtcagcagcaacagcagcagcaacaacaaccacaacaattacaaccacaaccacaaTCACAACCACAATCCAAATCCAATGTTGCATTAAATCCCCAACAAATTTTAATGATGAAGCAACAAAGTCAtcagcagcaacaacaacaacaagcCGCTATGGCACAGGCAGAGGCTGCACGGAACGCTCAAGCAGCAGCCCAAGCCCATGCCCAGATGAAGGCGCAAGCTCAAGCTCAAGCAGCAGCTCAAGCCCAAATACAAGCGCAAATGCAGGCGCAGCTACAGGCACAGAATATTCAGAATCAAAATAAGATGAATCCGAACATGCAGGCAtcacaacaacaaatgtCTAAGATGAAGCAAGCGCAAATTAATGCTTACAAAGCACAAGCTGTTCAAGTTATCCGGAAACTACAAAGTGCTGGAAAATTACCTGTAACTTTGACACCTGAACAAGAAGCTAATTATGTTAAGAAATATTTACTgcatattcttcaaaattcaaataaagaGCAACAAAAACAGGCTCATCagaatcttcaacaacaacaacaacaacaacaacaacaaacacaacaacaaacacatcaaaataatcaatcGAACCAACAATTGCAGCACCCTCAAATATCTCCAAATATGGGATTTAACCAAACTATGGATAACATGTCGCCTATGAACCGAAGAAATGTGAGCATGGGTATGAATTCAGGAAATGTAGATATGACTAAGATGTCTAGTCCTGTGGTGCCAATGTCCAACTTGAATACAAGTGTCTTGAATAATAATCAGCAGATGAACAATTTCTCTTCACCCACAATTCCCAATCCTCAGATGATTATGAATAACCAAATTGCCAATCAGCAGCAGCCGCAATTATCGCAATCCGTGGATTCTCAGTTTTCACTCCAACAAACAGCTCAGCAGTCTTCTACAAAAAGAACTGGTGGCATTGTAAACCAACAGTTGCCTACTaatcaaaataattttgGTAATACGATAAACAATCAGATTGGCAAACCAACAtcagcttcttcaattggCGCAAAACTGTTGCCGGGTTTGAAAGCGACTCCTGAAGATTGGGAGTCGTTGAAGAAAATCTACATGGAAACTATCCAATCACCTATTGTATTGAAAGATGTTACCAATCAATTattggatgatgaaaaagcTAGAATTATTGGTCTAGCCAAGCAATCTAAGCAGCTAATGATTTTGTGTCAAACTATGATTATTCCTAACTTTTACTTTATTACTAAGCAGAGAGTCCCAACAGAGAAAATTATTTATAATGAACTCATGTTGAGACAATTTTTAGAAAAGTTAACAAGCTCAAGAGTTTTTGTTGCTAATGAGGAATTGCTAATTAAGATCCATGATcatatcaaaaaatatttacAATTTGTGAGAGACCAGAGCAACAAAATTATTAAGGCTCAAGTCTTGGAACAACAAAGCAGAGTTAACAAACttcagcagcagcaacaactCCAACAGCAGTATGCTGACAACATGAACGGCCCACCAAAGGGCACATTTAATCAAATGCCTGCAAATTTAACTCCAACTATGATGCAAGTTAATATGCAACAGCAAATGATAAAAGGTAACCAGGAATCCGTAGTAACTGGTCAACCAATTGGTTTTACTCCCCAGCAGATACCATCTTCGACTGTACCTACTCCAACGGCAGGACCTAACCCAAGCTTGAAGGCTGCATCACCACCAAAGCAAGCCAAGaaaccaaggaaaaaagcTACACCAAAGTCAACCGTTAGTGGTAATGGTAAAACATCTGCTTCTAATACGCCGAATTCTACCACCCCAGGTTCTAAACCTGCTACAGAAAATACCAGTGCCACGaatcttcaaatgaaaTCTAGTTTGTCAAATAAAAGCCAAGACAGTAGTGCTTCGATGACTAAcgaaattcaaaatattcttaaaaccaacaatgaattgattgaaaaggaggagctaagattgaagaatatcGATATTGCAAGAGCTCGTCGTAGAGCTCTTGTGCCTGttccaacaacaaatgCTAAATCCACACCTGCTAGTGCTAGTTCTCCTGCTAAATCTGCTGCTACTGCTACACATTCATCCATCACTGGAGCGGCAGCGTATTTTCTAGCTACGTTGAACGATACATTAGGGTTAGAATCAGAGGAAAAAGCAATTGTTACAAATGCCACAAGCAAGAGTACGCTACctaaatccaaatcttcGAGTCTTAGGGATCACCCGAAGGTTCTGACGCCGTCTGCTGTTTTGGCTACCCCCGTCGGCTTAAATGTTAAAACTCCTGTtaacaaatcaacaattactgatgaagaaaacaaggtTACCCAGTGGAAGGGTAAGATATCTGCCAACTTAATCTCCAATGCATTCAGACCTGTTATTCATATCAACACTAGTATTTCCCCCAAGATGTTGCAGAGTGGAAAATTCTTTACAAAGTCCACCCCTTCTATGTCTGGTGGTAAAAATCTAAGCTTCCTTGAAGTGGTCAAGGAGAAAACAGCTAACAAACGTGCTTTGGAACTTATAATTCCTACAACGGAAGGTTCTAACTGGACTGGTAATTCTAGTAATATATGGAGCTTCGGTAATAACGAGAACAATAGAAAAGATGTCTCTAAGATATATCCGACACCTCCAGAAGATGCGAATGAGGCCAAGAGGAGGAAGTTGAACAATAGCAGTAGTGTTGATTGTGATATTTTTTGGGACTTTGACCGTGTTTAG
- a CDS encoding uncharacterized protein (PKUD0B02190; similar to Saccharomyces cerevisiae YGR167W (CLC1); ancestral locus Anc_5.168), with amino-acid sequence MADKFPEIDVVAPEGDDISNSDFLSREKEALGDEFATPQDHEVNTGDDQDDEFEDFKSQFPDVDSQEATIAAAPQGEDTMDDAHGEAEPQGEDVVTPVVNRFENLDLNESEHIKEWKKTRDLEISKRDEIAARKLEEIKKEAEKAIDDFYENYNNKKDDAIAETKKEEKAFLEKREKFLEKGTTWDRVVELLKLTKNSDAIDAENYRDKTRFRDLLLALKGKENVPGASGV; translated from the coding sequence ATGGCAGACAAGTTTCCTGAAATCGACGTGGTTGCTCCAGAGGGCGATGATATATCCAACAGTGACTTTCTATCGAGAGAGAAGGAGGCATTGGGTGACGAATTTGCCACACCACAAGACCATGAGGTAAATACAGGAGATGACCAAGACGATGAATTTGAGGATTTCAAGTCGCAGTTCCCAGATGTCGATAGTCAAGAGGCGACCATTGCAGCAGCACCGCAGGGTGAAGATACTATGGATGATGCACATGGTGAGGCAGAACCTCAAGGAGAGGACGTTGTCACTCCTGTTGTTAACCGGTTCGAGAATCTCGATTTAAACGAGAGTGAGCATATCAAGGAATGGAAGAAGACACGTGATCTAGAGATCAGCAAAAGAGATGAGATTGCAGCACGTAAACTTGAAGAGATCAAGAAGGAGGCAGAGAAGGCCATTGACGATTTCTACGAaaactacaacaacaagaaggaCGATGCAATTGCTGAAACtaagaaggaggaaaaggCGTTCCTTGAGAAGCGGGAGAAGTTCTTAGAGAAGGGCACTACCTGGGATCGTGTTGTTGAGCTCCTCAAGTTAACCAAAAACTCCGATGCCATTGACGCAGAGAACTACAGAGACAAAACTCGTTTCAGAGACCTTTTGCTTGCCCTTAAAGGGAAGGAAAATGTTCCTGGTGCGTCAGGTGTATAG
- a CDS encoding uncharacterized protein (PKUD0B02200; similar to Saccharomyces cerevisiae YDR289C (RTT103); ancestral locus Anc_5.300): protein MSFSEEKAIAKLAVLDNTQQAIQSTSQWCLFHYRHCAEIVKLWMSAFNSPPESVTQSLPNYRLSLFYLCNDLVQFSKKKEVKYKCFLDEFEKVIPHFLSIISSDPTSIHLKDKYVRVLNVWRDRSVYNTSQIVRWLAILNKKNNSHTNHLHNNSTNNNISNNSNLSGTNIEPIGNSIPSIVQSPYKIPDELSPVVNKYNRLNSLLKDYKANYNEFNKISDNILNDNEQTSNQLNTLLNSLSTLQNNAVTEQSDQNMKRFEKSEKLSLTLSEQSKEIKETRLDIMKDLRRLADELNDWILLDQEKQVKIDEKLQQLEAKKNSIVEETEKVSVFNYSDNNDEENIPTYDNDNEDSDSDKAPNSDSEESEDEDQEEDNLKHGNSDNDEQKTDTKEENVPVSSLRKRLLGDDQDSKGDVPKKMKKSVSFANENETHVFNEEETIQEEDSTSKGDADLQALLGKLV from the coding sequence ATGTCGTTTTCGGAGGAAAAGGCAATAGCAAAACTTGCAGTCTTGGATAATACGCAGCAAGCTATCCAATCTACCTCCCAGTGGTGTTTGTTTCATTATAGACATTGTGCAGAAATCGTCAAATTATGGATGAGTGCATTCAATTCTCCACCTGAATCGGTCACCCAATCGTTACCTAATTATAGATTATCCCTTTTCTACTTATGTAATGACCTTGTCCAGTTTtcgaagaaaaaagaggtCAAATACAAATGCTTTCTTGAcgaatttgaaaaggttATTCCCCACTTCTTGAGCATTATCTCGAGTGACCCAACCAGCATTCATTTGAAAGATAAATATGTCAGAGTCCTCAATGTTTGGAGAGATAGAAGCGTGTATAATACAAGTCAGATAGTTAGGTGGTTGGCAATATTgaataagaaaaacaattcACATACTAATCACCTTCATAACAATAGcactaataataatattaGTAATAACAGCAACTTGTCAGGTACGAATATTGAACCCATTGGCAATTCGATTCCATCCATTGTGCAATCACCGTATAAAATACCAGATGAATTAAGTCCGGTAGTGAATAAGTATAATCGTCTGAACAGTTTACTTAAAGATTATAAGGCAAATTATAATGAGTTCAATAAAATATCAGATAATATACTAAATGATAATGAGCAAACGTCGAATCAGTTAAATACCTTGCTAAACTCTTTGTCCACGTTGCAGAACAATGCAGTTACGGAGCAGTCGGATCAAAACATGAAaaggtttgaaaaatcagaGAAATTGAGCTTGACTCTATCTGAACAATCaaaggaaatcaaggaaaCGAGGCTTGATATAATGAAGGATTTGAGAAGGTTAGCTGATGAACTAAACGATTGGATCCTACTGGATCAAGAAAAGCAAGTCAAAATCGATGAAAAACTACAACAATTGGAGGCCAAGAAAAATAGTATTGTAGAAGAGACAGAGAAAGTGTCCGTTTTCAACTACAGCGACAATAATGATGAGGAGAACATCCCAACTTATGATAATGACAACGAAGACTCTGATTCTGATAAGGCACCTAATAGCGATAGCGAAGAAAGTGAGGATGAAGACCAAGAGGAGGATAATCTCAAACATGGCAACAGCGATAATGATGAACAGAAAACTGATACAAAGGAGGAGAATGTTCCTGTAAGCTCATTACGAAAACGTCTACTTGGAGATGACCAGGATTCGAAGGGAGATGTCCCtaaaaagatgaaaaaaagcGTATCATTTGCGAATGAGAACGAGACGCATGTCTTTAATGAGGAAGAGACCATTCAGGAAGAAGATAGCACTTCCAAAGGTGATGCAGATTTGCAGGCCCTTCTTGGAAAACTTGTATAG
- a CDS encoding uncharacterized protein (PKUD0B02210; similar to Saccharomyces cerevisiae YNL076W (MKS1); ancestral locus Anc_2.220) encodes MHKKLVDINTINTIPIVQGDPLQIRLLLRMMDDRYRQQFLEISQSTISYIQKTTTRSKNEDSLVEFDNVLTFWTTLAKSSDVIQHGKRLENLSWRLINRRILKQDELRSRDLNIVVDISKGTECRELQDSGNRRKMQKTLQNYSVQRLPFKKDQQQQKQVQEHTGQINKRPQEFRKTKFFYDHSLSSPDSDTSVPQNSIDAITELKNGKVSTQNAGQQLGQVPSLFNPHMMVGRKKLNHSQLQMTSQRSHQNLQHYQQQQNQQLQQDHYKHHHHHQSYQNQQKQQSLQKQQNQQSHPNHHAHPAENTLKHEKFVESAQTSEQPSLFQKPEKETSKIVYSSSSEFDQDSDSDWSSLSDAEEEEEEDKKPSLNFEKKAVVDDEIKRPQLKRSLLSGMFLDEMGKSGNDKQTSSVKGKRYDSSHRSNAPPTASTLLPTALSTHMFLPTTNFQSYQSTQRGNNPTSRRIRDAKTMGKLTSDNVSKMNRTDDFDSNNNNGRAYASSIHTQTSSIDIPGIEDKIERDKRRLERKLEAGNDGAELPLHLVDSIQNENKLYETPEFIVDDGLGVVEKQYGEEW; translated from the coding sequence ATGCATAAAAAGCTTGTAGACATCAACACCATAAATACAATACCTATAGTGCAAGGGGACCCTCTTCAGATCAGATTATTGCTAAGGATGATGGATGATAGGTACAGACAGcagtttcttgaaatatCCCAATCCACAATTTCGTACATTCAGAAAACAACCACGAGGTCCAAAAATGAGGACAGTTTGGTGGAATTTGACAATGTTCTTACGTTTTGGACAACACTAGCAAAGTCAAGTGACGTGATTCAGCATGGTAAAAgacttgaaaatttgagtTGGAGGCTAATCAATAGGAGAATTCTAAAACAAGACGAGTTGAGGAGTCGTGATTTAAACATTGTAGTCGACATATCGAAAGGTACAGAGTGTAGAGAATTACAGGATTCAGGTAACCGCaggaaaatgcaaaaaacATTACAGAATTATTCAGTACAACGTCTGCCTTTTAAGAAggatcaacaacaacaaaaacaagtaCAAGAGCACACTGGACAGATAAATAAAAGGCCACAAGAGTTTCgaaaaaccaaatttttttatgaCCACAGCTTATCATCTCCTGATTCAGATACCAGTGTACCTCAAAACTCAATAGATGCTATTACTGAActcaaaaatggaaaggTTTCTACACAGAATGCTGGACAACAACTTGGACAGGTTCCATCATTGTTCAATCCACATATGATGGTTGGGAGGAAAAAACTAAATCATTCACAGTTACAAATGACTTCACAACGGTCACACCAAAACTTGCAACACTATCAGCAGCAGCAAAAccaacaacttcaacaagATCATTATaaacatcatcatcatcaccaaagttaccaaaatcaacaaaagcAGCAGAGTCTacaaaaacagcaaaatcaacaaagtcATCCTAATCACCATGCCCACCCTGCTGAAAATACCCTTAAACATGAAAAGTTTGTGGAGTCTGCACAAACATCTGAGCAGCCATCATTATTTCAAAAAccagaaaaagaaacttcCAAAATTGTATACTCTTCATCCTCTGAATTCGACCAAGACTCGGATTCAGATTGGTCATCCTTATCTGATgcagaagaggaagaagaggaggataAAAAACCAAGCCTAAATTTCGAAAAGAAAGCTGTGGtggatgatgaaataaagAGGCCTCAACTAAAAAGAAGTTTATTAAGTGGTATGTTCCTTGATGAAATGGGTAAAAGCGGAAATGACAAGCAAACATCTAGTGTTAAAGGTAAAAGGTATGATTCATCACATAGATCAAATGCACCACCCACAGCATCCACATTATTGCCTACTGCATTATCAACACATATGTTTTTACCAACTACAAACTTCCAAAGTTATCAATCAACGCAACGTGGAAATAACCCTACGAGCCGGCGAATACGTGATGCTAAAACCATGGGGAAACTCACGAGCGATAACGTTTCTAAAATGAATAGAACTGACGATTTTGAtagtaataacaataacgGTAGGGCTTACGCTTCCTCTATCCATACACAAACATCATCGATAGATATACCAGGCATTGAGGATAAAATAGAGCGTGATAAGCGAAGACTGGAAAGGAAACTAGAAGCAGGAAACGATGGTGCCGAACTGCCATTGCATCTAGTAGATTCTAtacaaaatgaaaataagCTTTATGAAACACCCgaatttattgttgatgatggGCTTGGAGTTGTCGAAAAGCAATATGGGGAAGAATGGTAA